Within the Calditerrivibrio sp. genome, the region TCTAACAAAATCAGCTTTTCACCATCCCAAAAGATATGCTCTTTCACAGTAAACCTCAAACAAACATACCTATGTGCATACTGATCTCTTTCATTTTAGCCTTTACCATGTCTAAATTTTCTGTACTACAGTTTGGTAATACATAACCATAATACTTACAACCAAACCCTTCAAAGATATGCTTTGCCCAATCTATAATAGATTTACCATGATCCCTATTGGGAGACCCCTGTGTTACGATAAAAAAAGCTTTTGCCCCTTCTTTTAACTTACTTCTTCTTTGCTGATCCTTCAAACAATACCAGCGATCTAAAAAAAGCTTCATCTGACCTGTTATTGCACCATAATAATTTGGAGAGATCAAAACAAACAGATCAGTATCCACAAAATCTCGGAGCTTACTCTGCAGGTCATCAACAACCACACAAAAGGAACCGTTTTTTCTACAGGAAAGGCATCCCTGACAACCCTTAAAATTCAAACCATTCAGATACACCACCTCTACCTGATCCCCTCTGGCCATAAAATACTTTTCCAACTCCTCTGATATAAAACTACTATTACCATTTTTTCTTGGACTACCGTTTATAATCTTTATCTTCATTCATCTACCTCCCATAGAAAAAAGCTTTTCATATAATGGACCTTTATTTGTAAGGGTACTTTTATAAAAAGCTATTCCCAATATCTCAAACTTAATATCTCTTATCATTTCGCTTTCATTTTTTACCCTTTCATAAAAAAGATCTTTATTTGTCACACTTTTTATCCTGCAAAGGGTGATATGTTCTTTGAAAGGTTTTTTATCATAGAATGCACCATGTTGGTCTAAAAACCCTCTTAT harbors:
- a CDS encoding flavodoxin family protein, with the translated sequence MKIKIINGSPRKNGNSSFISEELEKYFMARGDQVEVVYLNGLNFKGCQGCLSCRKNGSFCVVVDDLQSKLRDFVDTDLFVLISPNYYGAITGQMKLFLDRWYCLKDQQRRSKLKEGAKAFFIVTQGSPNRDHGKSIIDWAKHIFEGFGCKYYGYVLPNCSTENLDMVKAKMKEISMHIGMFV